One genomic window of Clostridioides sp. ES-S-0054-01 includes the following:
- the plsY gene encoding glycerol-3-phosphate 1-O-acyltransferase PlsY codes for MEIFSYIIIAVVAYLLGNISTSYIVAKRIAGVDIRTQGSGNAGSTNVLRTLGKRAGAMTFLGDVLKGVIAVLISEFAARLVGIDTLLAGYLAVICVVAGHNWPAVLGFRGGKGVATSLGAMLAVNPVITLMCLAVFILVVAITKYVSLGSVVGIGCSPIFMLIVKNKAGLIVALFLTASVIYNHRANIKRLLNGTERKIGQKKE; via the coding sequence GTGGAGATATTTAGTTATATAATTATTGCTGTAGTTGCATATCTTTTAGGCAATATATCGACTTCATACATAGTTGCAAAGCGAATTGCAGGGGTTGATATAAGGACTCAAGGTTCAGGTAATGCAGGTTCGACAAATGTACTTAGGACACTTGGAAAAAGAGCAGGAGCAATGACATTTTTAGGTGATGTTCTTAAAGGTGTAATTGCTGTTTTAATATCAGAGTTTGCAGCAAGATTGGTTGGTATAGATACTCTTTTAGCTGGATATCTGGCAGTTATATGTGTTGTGGCAGGTCATAATTGGCCAGCAGTTTTAGGATTTAGAGGTGGGAAAGGAGTTGCAACTTCGTTAGGGGCAATGCTCGCTGTAAATCCGGTAATAACGCTAATGTGTCTAGCAGTATTTATATTGGTGGTAGCTATAACAAAGTATGTTTCATTAGGCTCTGTTGTAGGAATAGGATGTTCGCCAATATTTATGCTTATAGTAAAAAATAAAGCTGGTTTAATTGTAGCTTTGTTCTTAACTGCATCAGTAATATATAATCACAGAGCAAATATAAAGCGATTATTAAATGGGACAGAGAGAAAAATTGGTCAAAAGAAAGAATAG
- the der gene encoding ribosome biogenesis GTPase Der: MSRPVVAVVGRPNVGKSTIFNKFAGKRISIVENTPGVTRDRIFAEVEWLDKYFTLVDTGGIEPDSEDIILSQMRNQAMLAMDMSHVILFIVDGKAGITSADKEIAQLLRKTKKPVILVVNKIDSQSQFDNIYDFYELGFGTPFAVSGANSMGFGDLLDEIVENFPAGLDTEYEEDIIRVAITGKPNAGKSSILNKILGEERVIVSPIAGTTRDAIDTYFEKNGQKFLLIDTAGLRRKSKIYETIEKYSVIRAMSAVDRADVVLIVIDALEGVTEQDTKVAGIAHDEGKGCIFVINKWDLIEKDNKTMSNYTKDIKEKFPFMMYAPIVFVSAKTNQRMNKILDTVEYVSNEHSKRISTSALNEVIGEAVMLNQPPSDKGRRLKIYYGTQTDIRPPKITLFINDKDLTHFSYQRYLENKIRENFGFEGTSIKFEYRQKNKK; encoded by the coding sequence ATAAGCAGGCCAGTTGTAGCTGTAGTTGGGAGACCAAACGTTGGTAAGTCTACAATATTTAATAAATTTGCAGGAAAAAGGATATCAATAGTTGAAAATACACCTGGAGTTACAAGAGATAGGATATTTGCTGAAGTAGAATGGTTAGATAAATATTTTACATTAGTAGATACAGGAGGAATTGAACCTGATAGCGAAGATATAATATTATCTCAAATGAGAAATCAAGCGATGCTTGCAATGGACATGTCACATGTAATACTTTTTATAGTTGATGGTAAGGCTGGAATAACATCTGCTGATAAAGAAATTGCACAATTGCTTAGAAAGACAAAAAAACCAGTAATCTTAGTGGTCAATAAGATTGATAGTCAGAGTCAATTTGACAATATATACGATTTTTATGAATTGGGATTTGGAACGCCTTTTGCAGTTTCAGGAGCCAATAGTATGGGATTTGGAGATTTATTAGATGAGATAGTTGAAAATTTTCCAGCAGGATTAGATACAGAGTATGAAGAAGATATAATAAGAGTAGCTATAACAGGTAAACCAAATGCAGGAAAAAGTTCTATACTTAATAAGATACTTGGAGAAGAAAGAGTAATTGTAAGTCCAATTGCAGGAACTACTAGGGACGCAATTGATACTTATTTTGAAAAGAATGGACAGAAATTTCTTCTAATAGATACAGCAGGTCTTAGAAGAAAAAGTAAAATATATGAGACAATAGAAAAATACAGTGTAATAAGAGCTATGAGTGCTGTAGATAGAGCAGATGTGGTGTTGATAGTAATAGATGCTCTAGAAGGTGTAACAGAACAAGATACAAAAGTTGCAGGTATAGCACATGATGAAGGTAAAGGGTGCATATTTGTAATCAATAAATGGGATTTAATAGAGAAAGATAATAAGACTATGAGTAATTATACAAAAGATATAAAAGAAAAATTTCCATTTATGATGTATGCTCCAATAGTATTTGTTTCTGCAAAGACTAATCAAAGAATGAACAAGATATTGGATACAGTTGAGTATGTGTCAAATGAACATTCTAAGAGAATATCAACTTCAGCACTAAATGAAGTAATTGGAGAAGCCGTAATGTTAAACCAACCACCATCTGACAAAGGTAGAAGATTAAAAATTTACTATGGAACTCAAACCGACATTAGACCTCCTAAAATTACATTGTTTATAAATGATAAGGACTTAACTCACTTTTCATATCAAAGATACCTTGAGAATAAGATAAGAGAAAATTTTGGTTTTGAAGGAACCTCCATAAAGTTTGAGTATAGACAGAAGAATAAAAAATAA
- a CDS encoding DUF512 domain-containing protein, translated as MEVNVKKINNIISKVYKDSIAEEIGIEVGDLLISVNEQPIHDIIEYRFLLSDEYLEVEIQKKDGEVYIYEIEKDYDEDLGVEFTNPIIDQAKSCRNKCMFCFIDQLPEGMRETLYFKDDDSRLSFLQGNFVTLTNMSEEDINNIIKYRISPINISVHTTNPELRQKMISNKFAGKLYGIMERLADAHIEMNCQIVLCPGINDGKELDRTIKELAQLYPYVNSVAIVPVGITKHRENLVELNIFDDKGASKTIEQIHEMQQKYLEKIGTRFAFLSDEFYILSNSELPEYEEYEGFLQFEDGVGMIRKLKTEIEEYLNTLSEDILKREKKVSIATGHSAYEFIQSMAYAMMDKFKNLQVNVYEIKNKFFGETITVSGLLTAKDLKEQLENKELGEALYITRSMLKADDEIFLDNIELNQLEELMKIKIIPCLNEGKDFVDKILK; from the coding sequence TTGGAAGTAAATGTAAAAAAAATAAATAATATTATAAGTAAGGTTTACAAAGATAGTATTGCAGAAGAAATAGGTATAGAAGTAGGAGATTTACTTATATCTGTGAATGAACAGCCAATACATGATATAATAGAGTATAGATTCTTACTAAGTGATGAATATTTAGAAGTGGAAATACAAAAAAAAGATGGTGAAGTCTACATATACGAGATAGAAAAAGACTATGACGAAGATTTGGGTGTTGAATTTACAAATCCAATAATTGACCAAGCTAAAAGCTGTAGAAATAAGTGTATGTTTTGTTTTATAGACCAATTGCCAGAAGGTATGAGAGAAACTCTTTATTTTAAAGATGATGATTCGAGATTATCTTTTTTACAAGGAAATTTTGTCACACTTACAAATATGAGTGAAGAAGATATAAATAATATCATTAAATATAGAATAAGTCCTATAAATATATCTGTGCATACTACTAATCCAGAATTAAGACAAAAAATGATAAGCAATAAATTTGCAGGAAAATTATATGGTATAATGGAGAGATTGGCAGATGCTCATATAGAAATGAACTGTCAAATTGTTTTATGTCCAGGTATAAATGATGGAAAGGAATTGGATAGAACGATAAAAGAATTAGCTCAACTTTATCCGTATGTAAATAGTGTTGCTATAGTTCCAGTTGGGATTACAAAGCATAGAGAAAATCTAGTAGAATTAAATATATTTGATGATAAGGGTGCAAGTAAAACTATAGAACAAATACATGAAATGCAACAGAAATATCTTGAGAAAATAGGTACGCGATTTGCATTTTTATCAGATGAATTTTATATATTATCTAATAGTGAATTGCCTGAATATGAAGAATATGAAGGTTTTTTACAGTTTGAAGATGGTGTAGGTATGATACGTAAGTTAAAAACAGAGATTGAAGAGTATCTAAATACATTGTCTGAGGATATTCTTAAAAGGGAAAAGAAAGTATCAATAGCTACTGGTCATTCTGCATATGAATTCATACAAAGTATGGCATATGCTATGATGGACAAGTTTAAAAATCTTCAAGTAAATGTATATGAAATAAAAAATAAATTTTTTGGAGAGACAATAACTGTATCAGGTCTTTTGACAGCTAAAGATTTAAAAGAGCAACTTGAAAATAAAGAATTAGGAGAAGCTCTTTATATAACAAGAAGTATGCTAAAAGCAGATGATGAAATTTTCTTAGATAATATTGAATTAAATCAGTTAGAAGAACTTATGAAAATAAAAATTATCCCATGTTTGAATGAAGGAAAAGACTTTGTGGATAAAATCTTAAAATAG
- a CDS encoding YIEGIA family protein, whose product MDRVFFIAVIIGIISRVIMLNLDKKQYPTQPNVLLSQLILAFVASSLGALLVPALINRSYTSITFLSLAAEQFRQVRANRRNTLQNLEEVQLVKRGAAFIEEIARTYEVRNYMCIVTSFLTIGLYYVILSETKISEGMSLVISSICGLLLAFILKKLLTRKSIGDIADVMPAEISFVDESILKIGELKGITNIGLKSDREVYINRGVGIQIIPKNKDYANAGILFDSGQRQAIVYNIYSRLGLYGDYGEPSFVPLPRRNKEDESIMIAYLPVDKNVEKVMEAVKSCPILSSSKGKNLSLKKYKIEKKGSV is encoded by the coding sequence ATGGATAGAGTATTTTTTATTGCAGTTATTATTGGTATTATATCTAGAGTTATAATGTTGAATTTAGACAAGAAACAGTACCCGACACAACCAAACGTTTTATTATCTCAGCTTATATTAGCTTTTGTTGCATCTTCATTAGGAGCATTGTTGGTTCCAGCTCTTATAAACCGTTCTTATACATCTATAACATTTTTGTCTCTAGCAGCAGAGCAATTTAGACAAGTAAGAGCAAATAGAAGGAATACACTACAAAACTTAGAGGAAGTTCAACTTGTAAAGAGAGGAGCTGCCTTCATAGAAGAGATAGCTAGAACTTATGAAGTAAGAAATTATATGTGTATAGTTACATCTTTTTTAACAATAGGATTATATTATGTAATACTTTCAGAGACAAAAATAAGTGAAGGTATGAGTTTGGTAATAAGCTCAATTTGTGGGCTATTATTAGCTTTTATACTAAAAAAACTCCTTACTAGAAAAAGTATTGGAGATATAGCCGATGTAATGCCTGCTGAGATTAGTTTTGTGGACGAGTCTATATTAAAGATAGGAGAGTTAAAAGGTATAACAAATATAGGTCTAAAAAGTGATAGAGAAGTATATATTAATAGAGGTGTAGGAATACAAATAATTCCTAAAAATAAAGATTATGCTAATGCAGGAATATTATTTGATTCAGGTCAAAGACAGGCAATAGTATACAATATATATTCAAGGTTAGGCTTATATGGAGATTATGGAGAACCTTCATTTGTACCATTACCTAGAAGGAATAAAGAGGATGAAAGTATAATGATTGCTTATTTACCAGTGGATAAGAATGTAGAAAAAGTAATGGAAGCTGTAAAGTCATGTCCAATACTTTCAAGCTCTAAAGGAAAAAACTTATCACTAAAAAAATATAAAATAGAAAAGAAAGGAAGTGTATAA
- a CDS encoding YIEGIA family protein, whose protein sequence is MEESLLNASLFRHSFIVALVVGILCRGLVLRVTDKQYPSRPQDYLEQIIISGLSASLGAIALPALIDKEFAALTFFAIAIQQFQGLAEQERITLKNIDNEELVPKGDAYVEEIASTYESRSYISLFSALVSSIVYIVFARKYDLSFFYCTVLAIVSGALVGLIFRRFLRRNSIADIADIVPAKISFEGPILMVNGVIITNIGLESTRERYRNECLAIEIIPRDLGAFGIVNDLGQRQAIIHNLFIHMGIDKDVDEVDIVAISKTNLKKSTVVIPYIPILKDIDIMIDVVKSTPIIETSKGKQSDFSRKTL, encoded by the coding sequence ATGGAAGAAAGTTTATTGAATGCAAGTTTATTTAGACACTCTTTTATAGTTGCATTAGTTGTAGGAATTTTATGTAGAGGATTAGTTTTAAGAGTTACAGACAAACAATACCCATCAAGACCACAAGATTATTTGGAACAGATAATTATATCTGGGCTTTCAGCTTCATTAGGTGCGATAGCGTTGCCTGCACTTATAGATAAGGAGTTTGCAGCATTGACATTTTTTGCAATAGCAATACAACAATTTCAAGGTCTTGCAGAACAAGAAAGAATAACATTAAAGAATATCGACAATGAAGAATTAGTACCAAAAGGTGATGCTTATGTGGAAGAAATAGCATCTACGTATGAATCTAGAAGTTATATAAGTCTCTTTTCTGCACTAGTATCTTCTATAGTTTATATTGTTTTTGCAAGAAAGTATGACCTTAGCTTTTTTTATTGTACAGTACTAGCTATTGTGTCAGGAGCTCTTGTAGGGTTAATTTTTAGAAGATTTTTAAGAAGAAACAGTATAGCAGATATAGCGGATATAGTTCCTGCGAAAATAAGTTTTGAAGGACCTATTTTAATGGTAAATGGAGTAATAATAACTAATATAGGTTTAGAGAGTACAAGAGAAAGATATAGAAATGAATGTTTAGCTATAGAAATTATACCAAGAGACTTAGGTGCATTTGGAATAGTAAATGATTTAGGACAAAGACAAGCTATAATACATAATCTATTTATTCATATGGGTATAGATAAAGATGTAGATGAGGTTGATATTGTAGCTATATCTAAGACTAACTTAAAAAAAAGCACTGTAGTTATACCATATATACCAATACTTAAAGATATAGACATCATGATAGATGTAGTGAAGAGTACACCTATTATAGAGACATCAAAAGGAAAACAGAGTGATTTTTCTAGAAAAACTTTGTAG
- a CDS encoding ATP-binding protein: MEELNSIYFFIVMLSIAIVILAVRYTITLRKYLKEFIYVSKKVSNNEYHARLNISAKGELGELARNFNHMIKNMDKTLEEVQYKHLQLRSILKSISHGILAIDVNGNILLINDEAKEMIKSEPNQLVEGHNINVVIKDEEILKQILRFIGSKDNETANITTKDDIVYKIKVDPVYLQNTNNVIIGSIVNIEDITKKVKLENMRSDFVANVSHELKTPLTSISGFVETLKSNENIDVNTRNRFLEIIESESDRLKRLIDDILLLSFVENKDTLLMENVVVYDVFKEVYEITQHSASEKNIEVLYKCDDKSISILSNKDYIKQVFLNLVDNAIKYTQDNGIVQVVVLKDEEKIVIKVIDNGVGIPKEDVERIFERFYRVDKARSRDVGGTGLGLAITKHIVKSLNGCIKVKSELGIGSEFIVTILQKNFLK, from the coding sequence GTGGAAGAATTAAATAGTATATATTTTTTTATTGTTATGTTGTCTATAGCTATTGTGATATTAGCTGTGAGATATACAATAACGTTAAGAAAATATTTAAAGGAATTTATATACGTCTCAAAAAAAGTAAGTAATAATGAATATCATGCTAGACTTAATATATCAGCCAAAGGAGAACTTGGAGAATTAGCTAGAAATTTTAATCATATGATAAAGAATATGGATAAGACATTAGAAGAAGTACAATATAAGCATTTACAGTTAAGGTCTATATTAAAGAGTATATCTCATGGAATTCTGGCTATAGATGTGAATGGAAATATACTTCTGATAAATGATGAGGCAAAAGAAATGATAAAAAGTGAACCAAATCAGCTGGTTGAAGGTCACAACATCAATGTTGTAATAAAAGATGAAGAAATATTAAAACAGATACTTCGATTTATTGGTTCTAAAGATAATGAAACTGCCAATATTACTACTAAAGATGATATAGTATATAAAATAAAAGTAGACCCAGTTTATCTTCAAAATACTAACAATGTAATAATAGGTTCGATAGTAAATATAGAAGATATTACTAAAAAAGTTAAGCTTGAAAATATGAGAAGTGATTTTGTTGCAAATGTAAGTCATGAACTTAAAACACCTCTTACATCTATAAGTGGATTTGTTGAAACACTAAAGTCAAATGAAAATATAGATGTGAATACTAGAAATAGATTCTTAGAAATAATAGAAAGTGAATCAGATAGATTAAAAAGATTGATTGATGATATATTATTATTATCATTTGTAGAAAATAAAGATACTCTTCTTATGGAAAATGTTGTAGTATATGATGTATTTAAAGAGGTGTATGAAATAACTCAACATTCAGCTAGTGAAAAAAATATAGAAGTTTTATATAAATGTGATGATAAGTCAATAAGTATATTATCTAATAAAGATTATATAAAGCAAGTGTTTTTAAACCTAGTTGATAATGCTATAAAGTATACTCAGGATAATGGGATTGTACAAGTTGTAGTGTTAAAAGATGAAGAAAAAATAGTAATTAAAGTTATAGATAATGGTGTAGGGATACCAAAAGAAGATGTAGAACGCATATTTGAACGATTCTATAGGGTAGACAAAGCAAGAAGTAGGGATGTAGGAGGAACGGGTTTAGGATTGGCTATAACAAAGCATATAGTTAAATCGCTAAATGGATGTATAAAAGTAAAAAGTGAACTTGGTATTGGTAGCGAATTCATAGTTACAATATTACAAAAAAATTTCCTTAAATAG
- a CDS encoding response regulator transcription factor, producing MNTKVLVIDDEMHIVELLKFNLEVSNYEVSYSYDGFDGFIKAKEIKPDLILLDWMLPNISGIEVLRKIRSDKDLKNIPVIMLTAKNMENDKVEGLEIGADDYITKPFSIKELLARISSVLRRYNLTSLGEENNILTTGNLKLDLSKHEVTKGSEKIELTLKEFELLKLLIQNKGKVLSRNYLLDKIWGYEYYGETRTVDVHIRYLRKKIEDEDKSEKYIETIRGVGYKID from the coding sequence ATGAATACTAAAGTGCTTGTTATAGACGATGAAATGCATATAGTTGAGCTATTAAAATTCAATTTGGAGGTGTCAAATTATGAAGTTAGTTATTCATATGATGGGTTTGATGGGTTTATAAAAGCTAAGGAAATTAAACCAGATTTAATACTTTTAGATTGGATGTTACCAAATATAAGTGGAATAGAAGTTTTGAGAAAAATAAGAAGTGACAAAGATTTAAAAAATATTCCTGTTATAATGCTTACTGCTAAGAACATGGAAAATGACAAGGTTGAAGGGCTTGAAATAGGTGCTGATGACTATATAACTAAGCCATTTAGTATAAAAGAGTTGTTAGCTAGGATTAGTTCTGTTTTAAGAAGATATAACTTGACTAGCTTAGGTGAAGAAAATAATATACTTACTACAGGTAATTTAAAACTAGATTTATCAAAGCATGAAGTTACTAAAGGTTCTGAAAAGATAGAGTTAACGCTTAAGGAATTTGAATTGTTAAAATTATTAATTCAAAATAAAGGAAAAGTACTTTCAAGAAATTATCTATTGGATAAAATATGGGGGTATGAATACTATGGAGAAACTAGAACAGTAGATGTTCATATAAGATATTTAAGAAAAAAAATAGAAGATGAAGATAAATCAGAAAAATATATAGAGACTATAAGAGGTGTAGGATACAAAATAGATTAA
- the pgeF gene encoding peptidoglycan editing factor PgeF, producing the protein MMKDYINIKNVQDIKEYVNLNGNCRELDEKLNSINLVITCKNIDAKNREDMLKVCKECDLTFENLTSNSQIHSDIVNIVNKDTIGKRIDGDALITNLEKVPLLLFTADCVPISIIDAKNKAIGLVHAGWRGTFSNIGHKTIKLMSECYKTVPEDLVCIIGPSIGPCCYEVSEELVEKFNTILTNNDEKFYIIKEGSYYLDLWKINEYMLRCSGVKKENIINLNLCTSCRADEFHSYRKHNKVSERIGTVLQIK; encoded by the coding sequence ATGATGAAAGATTATATAAATATAAAAAATGTACAAGATATTAAAGAGTATGTTAATTTAAATGGTAATTGTAGAGAACTTGATGAAAAATTAAATTCTATAAATCTGGTTATAACATGTAAGAATATAGATGCAAAAAATAGAGAAGATATGTTAAAAGTATGCAAAGAATGTGATTTAACATTTGAAAACTTAACTAGTAATTCTCAAATACATTCAGACATAGTTAACATAGTCAATAAAGATACTATAGGGAAAAGAATAGATGGAGATGCACTTATAACAAACTTAGAAAAAGTACCACTTTTATTGTTTACAGCAGATTGTGTACCTATATCAATCATAGATGCTAAAAATAAAGCCATAGGACTGGTTCATGCAGGCTGGAGAGGTACTTTTAGTAATATAGGTCATAAAACAATAAAATTAATGTCTGAATGTTATAAAACAGTTCCTGAAGACTTAGTATGTATAATTGGACCATCAATTGGACCTTGCTGTTATGAAGTATCTGAGGAGTTAGTAGAAAAATTTAACACAATTCTTACAAATAATGATGAAAAGTTCTATATAATAAAAGAGGGAAGTTACTATTTAGATTTATGGAAAATTAATGAGTATATGCTGAGATGTAGTGGAGTTAAAAAAGAAAATATAATAAATTTAAATTTATGCACTAGTTGTAGGGCAGATGAATTCCACTCTTATAGAAAACATAATAAGGTATCAGAACGAATAGGAACGGTACTACAGATAAAATAG
- the nrdR gene encoding transcriptional repressor NrdR, protein MQCPYCNYKESKVIDSRHTDLKSIRRRRECESCKKRFTTYEKIETTPLMVIKKDNSREYFDREKIKYGLLKACEKRPVSIEEIESIVVHIENEINKCFIEEIETKKIGEMVMDKLKDLDEVAYVRFASVYRQFKDINTFVNELKSILIEKGDK, encoded by the coding sequence ATGCAATGTCCTTATTGTAATTATAAAGAATCAAAGGTAATAGATTCTAGACATACAGATTTAAAATCTATCAGAAGAAGACGTGAATGTGAATCATGCAAAAAGAGATTTACTACGTATGAGAAAATAGAAACAACTCCTCTAATGGTCATTAAAAAGGATAATAGCAGGGAGTATTTTGATAGAGAAAAAATAAAATATGGGTTATTAAAAGCATGTGAAAAAAGACCTGTGTCTATTGAAGAGATTGAAAGTATTGTTGTACATATTGAAAATGAAATAAATAAATGTTTTATAGAAGAAATTGAAACCAAAAAAATTGGTGAGATGGTAATGGATAAATTGAAAGATTTAGATGAAGTTGCCTATGTGAGATTTGCTTCTGTGTATAGACAGTTTAAAGACATAAATACTTTTGTAAATGAACTTAAAAGTATATTGATAGAAAAAGGAGACAAATGA
- a CDS encoding YlmC/YmxH family sporulation protein: MIRVSDIMEKEIINVKNGKRMGFIIDIDMDIHEGKVVSFTIFGDGNRSFFSRGGDEEVIFWNDILKIGCDTIIVNIGSELSLDEFEI, encoded by the coding sequence ATGATTAGAGTTTCTGATATAATGGAAAAAGAAATTATAAATGTAAAAAATGGAAAAAGGATGGGATTTATAATAGACATAGATATGGATATTCATGAAGGTAAAGTAGTCTCATTTACCATTTTTGGAGATGGAAATAGAAGTTTTTTTTCAAGAGGAGGGGATGAAGAAGTTATATTTTGGAATGATATACTTAAAATAGGTTGTGATACAATAATAGTAAATATAGGTTCAGAATTAAGCTTAGATGAGTTTGAGATATAG